The following coding sequences lie in one Cupriavidus sp. WKF15 genomic window:
- a CDS encoding glycosyltransferase family 39 protein → MREAKTSPVQLTAAATGALPRALLLAICIIYGLTGLFHRDPWKNEDAAGFGVMWQLATGGAHDWLMPNIAGRPFTDDGPLVFWIGAAMIRLFGNWLGAPDASRLATALCFFGTCAFIWYTTYLLGRRDEVQPFAYAFGGQPSARDYGRTLADGALLVFLACVGLAVRGHETTAQVGQVALIAMILYGLVRSLDKPIHGSLVFGLGLGALTLASGPILPLALLVAAVICAAVCAPLPWRRLAAIGVPLALLIVAAWLAAAYFGTPDRSEAVTFIREWARYDRRSYGAPNMQTFGFNMRNLFLYAWPVWPIAAWAWVAWAGMRRAPHVALPLALLLPTLVLLFLQTNASDAQFILLLPPMAMLGAFALPTLARGVINAIDWFALLFFTIFGGTVWFLWVAKTTGWPPRIASNVFRQLPGFQHHFKLSSVIFALLVTVAWVLVVRWRLSRAPKQIWRPVVISAAGTTLMWVIAMTLWLPSINYGKTYRDVVEAAAMALPPTYQCVQPIRMGNAQLASFAYFGHFRFGGPEDDCDILLRHDSADYGEPSKISHFEWRLIWEGRRPADRDERFRMYRLVDTSRATHARPELPRHRLPQ, encoded by the coding sequence ATGCGTGAAGCCAAGACTTCTCCCGTTCAGTTGACCGCCGCCGCAACGGGCGCGTTGCCGCGCGCCCTGCTGCTGGCGATCTGCATCATCTACGGGCTGACCGGCCTGTTCCACCGCGACCCGTGGAAGAACGAGGATGCGGCCGGTTTCGGCGTGATGTGGCAACTGGCGACGGGCGGCGCGCATGACTGGCTGATGCCCAACATCGCCGGGCGCCCGTTCACCGACGATGGTCCGCTGGTCTTCTGGATCGGCGCGGCCATGATTCGCCTGTTCGGCAATTGGCTTGGCGCTCCCGATGCGTCGCGCCTGGCTACGGCGCTGTGCTTCTTCGGTACCTGCGCTTTTATCTGGTACACCACCTACCTGCTCGGGCGCCGAGACGAGGTCCAGCCGTTCGCCTATGCCTTTGGCGGCCAGCCCAGCGCGCGCGACTATGGCCGCACGCTGGCTGACGGCGCCCTGCTGGTGTTCCTGGCCTGCGTGGGGCTGGCGGTCCGCGGCCATGAGACGACCGCGCAGGTCGGCCAGGTCGCGCTGATTGCCATGATCCTTTACGGACTGGTGCGTAGCCTCGACAAGCCCATACATGGCAGCCTGGTGTTCGGGCTCGGCCTGGGCGCGCTGACCCTGGCGAGCGGGCCGATCCTGCCCCTTGCCTTGCTGGTTGCCGCGGTGATCTGCGCAGCCGTCTGCGCCCCGCTGCCCTGGCGGCGTCTGGCGGCTATCGGCGTGCCGCTGGCCCTGCTGATTGTCGCGGCATGGCTCGCCGCCGCGTATTTCGGCACCCCGGACCGGAGCGAGGCCGTGACGTTCATCCGCGAGTGGGCCCGCTATGACCGTCGCAGCTACGGCGCGCCGAACATGCAGACGTTCGGCTTCAATATGCGCAACCTGTTCCTGTACGCATGGCCGGTCTGGCCAATCGCGGCCTGGGCCTGGGTAGCGTGGGCCGGCATGCGCCGCGCCCCGCATGTCGCGCTGCCGCTGGCGCTGCTGCTGCCGACACTGGTGCTGCTGTTCCTGCAGACCAATGCCAGCGATGCGCAGTTCATCCTGCTGCTGCCGCCGATGGCGATGCTCGGCGCGTTCGCACTGCCTACGCTCGCGCGCGGCGTGATCAACGCAATCGACTGGTTCGCGCTGCTCTTCTTCACCATTTTCGGCGGCACGGTGTGGTTCCTGTGGGTCGCCAAGACCACGGGATGGCCGCCGCGCATCGCGAGCAACGTCTTCCGGCAATTGCCCGGCTTCCAGCACCACTTCAAGCTTTCCTCGGTCATCTTCGCCTTGCTGGTCACAGTGGCCTGGGTGCTGGTCGTACGCTGGCGGCTGTCGCGGGCGCCCAAGCAGATCTGGCGCCCGGTAGTGATCTCCGCCGCCGGCACCACGCTGATGTGGGTCATAGCCATGACGCTGTGGCTGCCGTCGATCAACTACGGCAAGACCTACCGCGACGTCGTCGAGGCCGCCGCCATGGCGCTGCCGCCCACGTACCAGTGCGTGCAACCGATTCGCATGGGCAATGCCCAGCTTGCATCATTCGCCTACTTTGGCCATTTCCGCTTCGGCGGCCCGGAAGACGATTGCGACATCCTGCTGCGGCACGACAGCG
- a CDS encoding type B 50S ribosomal protein L31, with amino-acid sequence MKEGIHPNYREVVFQDMSSDFSFITRSTIQTKDTIVKDGKEYPLAKIEVSSESHPFYTGTQKIMDTAGRVEKFRQKFGSKLGKAAK; translated from the coding sequence ATGAAAGAAGGCATCCACCCGAATTACCGCGAAGTCGTGTTCCAGGACATGTCGAGCGACTTCAGCTTCATCACGCGTTCGACCATCCAGACCAAGGACACGATCGTGAAGGACGGCAAGGAATACCCGCTGGCCAAGATCGAAGTCTCGTCGGAATCGCACCCGTTCTACACCGGCACCCAGAAGATCATGGACACCGCCGGCCGCGTCGAAAAGTTCCGCCAGAAGTTCGGCAGCAAGCTGGGCAAGGCTGCGAAGTAA